In one Bosea sp. RAC05 genomic region, the following are encoded:
- a CDS encoding glycogen/starch/alpha-glucan phosphorylase, protein MTESASAATQPADADGRVEALKAEILRKLTYSLGKNASVAQPHDWLTAGILAVRDHVVDVWHRSTRESYETGRKRVYYLSLEFLIGRSLGDALNNLGLTGPMAQAMAELGVDLSAIESIEPDAALGNGGLGRLAACYLEAMASTGVPALGYGIRYDHGLFKQRIDGGKQIEVPEDWLSFRNPWEFERREASYKIGFGGSLTATQKPGEVFWEPEETVFAVAYDTPIVGWRGRDATTLRLWRARAMHPLSLDAFNQGDIVGAVAERNRAEAISKVLYPNDSTPAGQELRLRQEFFFTSASLQDLVRRHYRQFGTLDNLADKVAIQLNDTHPSLAVAELMRLLVDEHGLPWEEAWTITNATISYTNHTLLPEALETWPVALMERLLPRHMQIIFAINARFLEEVRRSSGGETVDLSTISLIDEHHGRRVRMAHLAFVGSHTVNGVSALHSKLMEQTVFAPLHAIFPGRITNVTNGITPRRWLFGANPGLTKLLQEVCGEDMTDHIGQIRRLAAHTGDAALHQRLAAIRRENKLKLAKIIRQDTGVTVDPDAIFDVQIKRIHEYKRQLLNILETIALYDAIRSEPYRDWAPRVKIFAGKAASNYGTAKAIINLINDVAVVVNNDITTRDRLKVVFLPNYNVSAAEVIIPAADVSEQISTAGMEASGTGNMKFALNGAITIGTLDGANIEIGERVGADNIVIFGMTAEEVEAAKRSPRPTSEVIAATPHLEGVLDAVASGAYSPRERDRYLGLVEGLRANDWFMVLNDFESYRKAQRRIDSLWADQGKWWRMSVTNTAHCGWFSADRAIREYAQRIWHVPTSPDATAGG, encoded by the coding sequence TTGACCGAGTCCGCCTCCGCCGCCACCCAGCCCGCCGATGCCGACGGACGGGTCGAGGCCCTCAAGGCAGAGATTCTGAGGAAGCTCACCTACTCGCTGGGCAAGAATGCCTCGGTCGCGCAGCCGCATGACTGGCTGACCGCCGGCATTCTGGCGGTGCGCGACCATGTCGTCGATGTCTGGCATCGCTCGACCCGCGAGAGCTACGAGACCGGCCGCAAGCGCGTCTATTATCTCTCGCTCGAGTTCCTGATCGGCCGCTCGCTCGGCGACGCGCTCAACAATCTCGGCCTCACCGGGCCGATGGCGCAGGCGATGGCCGAACTCGGCGTCGATCTCTCGGCGATCGAGTCGATCGAACCCGATGCGGCGCTCGGCAATGGCGGCCTGGGCCGTCTCGCCGCCTGCTATCTCGAGGCGATGGCCTCGACCGGCGTTCCGGCGCTCGGCTACGGCATCCGTTACGACCACGGCCTGTTCAAGCAGCGCATCGACGGCGGCAAGCAGATCGAGGTGCCCGAGGACTGGCTCTCCTTCCGCAACCCCTGGGAATTCGAGCGCCGCGAGGCCTCCTACAAGATCGGGTTCGGCGGCTCGCTGACCGCCACGCAGAAGCCCGGCGAGGTCTTCTGGGAGCCGGAGGAGACGGTGTTCGCCGTCGCCTACGACACGCCGATCGTCGGCTGGCGCGGCCGGGACGCCACCACGCTGCGTCTCTGGCGCGCGCGCGCGATGCACCCGCTCTCGCTCGACGCCTTCAACCAGGGCGACATCGTCGGCGCCGTGGCCGAGCGCAACCGCGCCGAGGCGATCTCCAAGGTGCTCTACCCCAATGATTCCACCCCGGCGGGGCAGGAATTGCGGTTGCGGCAGGAGTTCTTCTTCACCTCCGCCTCGCTGCAGGATCTGGTGCGCCGGCATTACCGCCAGTTCGGCACGCTCGACAATCTCGCCGACAAGGTCGCGATCCAGCTCAACGACACCCATCCCTCGCTGGCCGTCGCCGAGCTGATGCGCCTGCTCGTGGACGAGCACGGCCTGCCCTGGGAAGAGGCGTGGACGATCACCAACGCCACCATTTCCTACACCAACCACACCCTCCTGCCGGAGGCGCTGGAGACCTGGCCGGTGGCGCTGATGGAGCGGCTGTTGCCGCGCCACATGCAGATCATCTTCGCCATCAACGCCCGCTTCCTGGAGGAAGTCCGGCGCTCCAGCGGCGGCGAGACCGTCGATCTCTCGACGATCTCGCTGATCGACGAGCATCACGGCCGGCGCGTGCGCATGGCCCATCTCGCCTTCGTCGGCTCGCACACGGTCAATGGCGTCTCGGCGCTGCATTCCAAGCTGATGGAGCAGACGGTCTTCGCACCGCTGCATGCGATCTTCCCCGGCCGCATCACCAACGTCACCAACGGCATCACGCCGCGGCGCTGGCTCTTCGGCGCCAATCCGGGCCTGACGAAGCTGCTGCAGGAGGTCTGCGGCGAGGACATGACCGACCATATCGGCCAGATCCGTCGCCTCGCGGCCCATACCGGCGACGCCGCGCTGCACCAGCGCCTCGCCGCCATCCGGCGCGAGAACAAGCTCAAGCTCGCCAAGATCATCCGGCAGGACACCGGCGTGACGGTCGATCCCGACGCTATCTTCGACGTCCAGATCAAGCGCATCCATGAATACAAGCGCCAGCTGCTGAACATCCTCGAGACGATCGCGCTCTATGACGCGATCCGCTCCGAGCCCTATCGCGACTGGGCGCCACGGGTGAAGATCTTCGCCGGCAAGGCGGCTTCCAACTACGGCACCGCCAAGGCGATCATCAACCTGATCAACGACGTCGCCGTCGTCGTGAACAACGACATCACCACCCGCGACCGGCTCAAGGTCGTCTTCCTGCCAAACTACAATGTCAGCGCGGCCGAGGTCATCATCCCCGCCGCCGACGTGTCCGAGCAGATTTCGACCGCCGGCATGGAGGCGTCCGGCACCGGCAACATGAAGTTCGCCCTCAACGGCGCGATCACCATCGGCACGCTGGACGGCGCCAATATCGAGATCGGCGAGCGCGTCGGCGCCGACAACATCGTCATCTTCGGCATGACGGCCGAGGAGGTCGAGGCCGCCAAGCGCAGTCCCCGCCCGACGAGCGAGGTCATCGCCGCCACGCCCCATCTCGAAGGCGTGCTCGATGCGGTGGCGTCGGGCGCCTATTCGCCGCGCGAGCGGGACCGCTATCTCGGCCTCGTCGAGGGCCTGCGCGCCAATGACTGGTTCATGGTGCTCAACGATTTCGAGAGCTACCGCAAGGCCCAGCGCCGCATCGACTCGCTCTGGGCCGACCAGGGCAAGTGGTGGCGCATGTCGGTGACCAACACCGCCCATTGCGGCTGGTTCAGCGCCGACCGCGCCATCCGCGAATATGCGCAGCGGATCTGGCACGTGCCGACCTCGCCGGACGCCACGGCCGGGGGCTGA
- the glgX gene encoding glycogen debranching protein GlgX yields the protein MRLVQRRPRHPRICAADLARADLAGRHGRGLSQVPTPALVACPLPARLGAVAGEAGVTFAVFSRHGERIDLCLFDEAGEAEIARLPLPCRSGDIHHALLPGAGPGLRYALRAEGPWQPQRGHRFDASKLLVDPYATRIDRPFRWDPRLAHQGVDTADVVPRGIVGGAQPVAAGAPDRAPAFIYELAVKSFTMRHPVVPERIRGTLAALCEPAVLDYIQGLGVSHVELMPVAAWMDERHLPPLGLANAWGYNPVNFVALDPRLAPGGEADLARLCATYAQAGIGIILDIVLNHTAESDEFGATISLRGLDNAVYYRHAADDPGKLINDTGCGHTLALDRAPVVRMAMDALRHWRRLGVAGFRFDLGTVMGRSDTGYSQDAPLLAAIGQDPDLSQALLIAEPWDIGPGGYRLGEFPAPFAEWNGRYRDDIRRFWRGDAGMAGALATRLAGSADLFAARHRGPLASINFVAAHDGFTLADLVSHAGKHNDANGEGNRDGESENHSWNNGAEGPTDDPAITEVRHRDLRALLATLFLSRGVPMLTAGDEFGRTQHGNNNAYCQDNEAFWLDWAGADSDLATFVARLAALRAEHPLLSAATFLSGTGEPPDARWLKPDGTPIADEDWGQLEALCLELNGDGDSLLIAVNRSHEAMPLTLPGQSWRRLLPPTDTSQASLPERSAALWQRGEARPGDPDPGST from the coding sequence TTGCGGCTGGTTCAGCGCCGACCGCGCCATCCGCGAATATGCGCAGCGGATCTGGCACGTGCCGACCTCGCCGGACGCCACGGCCGGGGGCTGAGCCAGGTGCCGACACCTGCGCTGGTCGCCTGCCCGCTGCCCGCCCGCCTCGGCGCGGTGGCCGGCGAGGCGGGCGTGACCTTCGCCGTCTTCTCCCGCCACGGCGAGCGCATTGACCTCTGCCTCTTCGACGAGGCGGGCGAGGCGGAGATCGCCCGCCTGCCCCTGCCCTGCCGCAGCGGCGATATCCATCACGCCCTGCTGCCGGGCGCCGGCCCGGGCCTGCGCTATGCATTGCGGGCGGAAGGCCCCTGGCAGCCGCAACGCGGCCACCGCTTCGACGCGTCGAAGCTCCTCGTCGACCCCTATGCGACGCGGATCGACCGGCCGTTCCGCTGGGACCCGCGGCTGGCACATCAGGGCGTCGACACGGCCGATGTCGTGCCGCGCGGCATCGTCGGCGGCGCACAGCCTGTCGCAGCGGGAGCACCGGACCGGGCTCCGGCCTTCATCTACGAACTCGCGGTGAAGTCCTTCACGATGCGACACCCCGTCGTGCCGGAGCGCATCAGGGGAACGCTGGCGGCCCTCTGCGAACCCGCCGTGCTCGATTACATTCAGGGGCTCGGCGTCAGCCATGTCGAGCTGATGCCGGTCGCGGCCTGGATGGACGAGCGCCATCTGCCGCCGCTCGGTCTCGCCAATGCCTGGGGCTACAATCCGGTCAATTTCGTTGCACTCGACCCGCGGCTCGCACCGGGCGGCGAGGCCGATCTCGCCCGTCTCTGCGCGACCTATGCCCAGGCCGGCATCGGCATCATCCTCGACATCGTCCTGAACCACACCGCCGAGAGCGACGAATTCGGCGCGACGATCAGCCTGCGCGGGCTCGACAACGCCGTCTATTACCGCCACGCCGCGGACGATCCCGGCAAACTGATCAACGACACCGGCTGCGGCCACACCCTCGCCCTCGACCGCGCGCCAGTCGTCCGTATGGCGATGGACGCGCTGCGGCACTGGCGCCGCCTCGGCGTTGCCGGCTTTCGTTTCGATCTCGGCACGGTGATGGGACGATCGGATACGGGCTACTCACAGGATGCGCCGCTCCTCGCCGCGATCGGGCAGGACCCCGATCTGTCGCAGGCGCTGCTGATCGCCGAGCCCTGGGACATCGGGCCCGGGGGCTATCGCCTTGGCGAATTCCCCGCGCCCTTCGCCGAATGGAACGGCCGCTACCGCGACGATATTCGCCGCTTCTGGCGGGGCGACGCGGGAATGGCCGGCGCGCTGGCGACGCGGCTGGCCGGCTCCGCCGATCTCTTTGCCGCCCGCCATCGCGGGCCGCTGGCGAGCATCAACTTCGTCGCCGCCCATGACGGCTTCACCCTGGCGGATCTCGTTTCCCATGCGGGCAAGCACAACGACGCCAATGGCGAGGGCAATCGCGACGGCGAGAGCGAGAACCACAGCTGGAACAACGGCGCCGAGGGACCGACGGACGACCCGGCGATCACGGAAGTCCGCCACCGCGATCTCCGGGCGTTGCTGGCGACACTGTTCTTGTCGCGCGGCGTGCCGATGCTGACCGCCGGCGACGAGTTCGGCCGGACGCAACACGGCAACAACAACGCCTATTGCCAGGACAATGAAGCGTTCTGGCTGGACTGGGCGGGAGCGGACAGCGACCTCGCCACCTTCGTGGCCCGGCTCGCGGCGTTGCGCGCGGAGCACCCGCTCCTGTCGGCCGCGACCTTCCTGAGCGGAACCGGCGAACCGCCCGACGCGCGCTGGCTGAAACCCGATGGGACGCCGATCGCGGACGAGGACTGGGGCCAGCTGGAGGCGCTTTGCCTGGAACTCAACGGCGACGGGGACTCCCTGCTGATCGCCGTCAATCGCTCACACGAGGCGATGCCGCTGACGCTGCCGGGGCAGAGCTGGAGGCGCCTGCTCCCGCCCACCGACACATCGCAGGCGAGCCTGCCGGAACGGAGCGCCGCCTTGTGGCAGCGCGGCGAGGCAAGGCCCGGCGATCCCGATCCCGGATCGACATAG